A stretch of DNA from Virgibacillus proomii:
TTATCATGTTTAAGAAGATAGCTTATTGAAAATCTCTAATATATGAAATAACTTTTTGATATTTCGACAAAACCATAGGTAATATAGATTATTTTTTCGTCAAATTATGCACATTTATAATAGGTAATGGTATCTCGAATCAAGGTTTATAAATAAGAAGCAGATTATGTAAATGAGAGAAATACGAAAATCTTAACTGGTGGATAAAGGAAGTACATTGATGATGAAGCCGATGTTGACTTATCGTACAGTTTGGGCTGGCAGCACGAGCGCGAAAGCTGGTCACAAAAGCGCAAGTGCTAGGTTAGTGACGAACAAATTGATATGGTTTTCTTTCCAATAAAAAAGCTCCTTCAGACTATCTGAAGAGAGCTTATTTTACTTAAAACCATTGCGTATGGAAGACGCCTTCTTTATCCTTTCGTTGATACGTATGTGCGCCAAAGTAATCACGTTGTGCTTGAACTAAATTCGCAGGTAATTCAGCAGAACGGTAGCTGTCATAATAAGCAATGGCGCTTGAAAATGCTGGTACAGCAATACCATGCTTAATGGCAACAGCAACAACTTCACGCAGTGCTCCTTGATAAGTCTCAACAATTTCTTTGAAGTAAGGATCAAGCAGTAAATTAGCTAATTCAGGATTGCGATCATACGCATCTTTAATTTTTTGTAGGAACTGAGCACGGATAATACAGCCACCACGCCAAATCATGGCAATTTCGCCATAATTTAAGTTCCAATTAAATTCTTCTGATTGTGCACGCATTTGCGCAAAACCTTGGGCATACGAACAGATTTTACTCATATATAATGCTTTACGAACTGCTTGAATTAATGCTTGTTTATCTCCTGTAAATGCTGTAGACTCTGGCCCTTTTAATTGTTTACTTGCTAATACACGTTCTTCTTTCATTGCTGAAATAAAGCGTGCAAATACCGACTCCGTAATCAGTGGTAACGGAACCCCTAAGTCTAATGCGTTTTTGCTCGTCCATTTTCCAGTACCTTTTTGACCTGCAGTATCTAAAATAACTTCAACTAATGGTTGATTCGTTTCTTCGTCTTTTTTCGTAAAAATATCTGCTGTAATTTCAATAAGATAGCTATCGAGCTCACCTTTATTCCATTCTGCAAACACCTCATGAAGCTCGTCTGCATTTAAACCAAGTACATGCTTTAAAATAAAGTATGCTTCTGAAATAAGTTGCATATCTCCATATTCAATACCATTATGAACCATTTTCACATAATGACCTGCACCATCCGGTCCGATATACGTTGTACATGCCTCACCCTCTACCTTAGCTGCGATAGCTTCGAAAATTGGAGCAACGAGTGTATGAGCTTCTTTTTGGCCTCCAGGCATGATGGATGGTCCTTTTAACGCACCCTCTTCTCCACCGGATACACCAGTACCGATAAAATGAATACCAGCTTTCTCAAGATCTTTATTTCTACGAATCGTATCTTCAAATAATGTATTTCCACCATCAATTAAAATATCGCCTTTTTCTAAATACGGGCGGAGTGCTTCAATGGTTGCGTCGGTAGCTGCCCCTGCTTTTACCATCAAAAGAATTTTACGTGGTTTTTCCAGTAACTGAACAAATTCTTCAAGGGAAAAAGCACCTTTAAAATTTTTATCCTTTGCTTCATTTTTTAAAAAAGCTTCGGTTTTATCACTGGATCGATTATAAACAGCGACGGAATAGCCGCGACTTTCAATATTTAATGCAAGGTTCTTTCCCATAACTGCTAAGCCAATTACACCAATTTGTTGTTTACCCATGTTTGTATATCATTCCTTTCCAACTTTAAACTGTATATACCTCATTTACTTCTTTTTTATTATAGTAGACTTTAATCATTTTGACGATTTATTTTGTTTTTGTTTTATCTTCACCTTTTCGCCTTATTTGTCGTGTAACTATTAAACGAAGCATGCGCAATACAGGCCGTTTCCCTCCCATAACAATCCCTGCCATTTCCGCAAAAAGATGGAGGAGAACCAGTACGATAATCGTAATAATAAATGAAACGGTGATACTTGCATTGGAAAATAATATAGCTAAAGTTCCAAACAATGCGCTAAATCCATATATAATTAACACTGTTTTACGATGGCTATAGCCTGCCTGTAAAAGCTGGTAATGGATATGTTTATTATCCGGCATCATAATATTTTCTTTATTATAAGCTCTGCGGGCAATGGCAAACAATGTATCAAATATTGGAACAGCTAAGACAATGATTGGAATAATAAAGCTAAATAAAGCAACATTTTTAAATAAACCCAACATGGAAACAACTGCGATCATATACCCAAGAAAGTTTGATCCTGTGTCTCCCATATAAATTTTTGCAGGGTAAAAATTATGATACAAAAAGCCAAGATTACTCCCAATTAATACAATACAAAGATAAGCAACAATAATTTGCATATCTATAAATGCCATAATACAGATACTAATCAATGCGATCGTCGTTACACCTGTTGCTAGACCATCTAAGCCATCAATTAAATTAATCGCATTTGTAATTCCGACTACCCATAAAACTGTAATCATTACACTAATAAACCCCAGTTCAACGGTTCCGAAAAGTGGAAGAGTTAATTTTTCAATAATCAGCCCTGATGAAACTAAAAATGAAGCTGCAATTAATTGTCCCGTTAGTTTAACCATCGGCTGAATACTAAATCGATCATCTAGTGCACCAGTTATAATAATAACAATTGCTCCAGCAGCTATTTCAGGCAAATGTGGATGATATGGCTGCAGATAAAGTAATCCAGCTACTGTTCCCAAAAAAATGGCTAACCCCCCCAGACGAGGGGTGACTTTTGTATGTATTTTTCGATAGTTAGGAAAATCAACAGCACCGATAAAAAAGGCTAATTTCTTTACTGGATAGGTAAGCAGAAAAGATGTTATCACGGCGATACTAAAGGCTATAATTAAATCCACATAATTTAACATATCATTCTCCTAAGATTCTTAGCTGTATTTCTCCTTGCTTTTCGTTAACATGTAATCGTCTTAAATTATATCGAACCCTAGCAGTTTTTAGCAAATTTTATTGTATCTATCGATAATTTTTAATAGTATTCTTGTAGAACAAAAGCGGAAAAGCACGCCGTACTAACTGGAGTTCGCCGATGTAGGGAAGTCCCTTGCATTAAGGGGCTCATTTTTCCTTTTTTTCCATATCCGATTCTAATCGTTGAATAAATTCTTCGGCCGCACTATAGCCCTGCTGTTGTAAATACCAATTATTAGCCGCTGCTTCTATTAACCCAACCACGTCACGTCCTGGTTGTAATTGAATTTCAATACTCGGAATCGTTACACCCATATAATTACAAGTCTGAGTTTCTAATTCCAATTCATTATTTAGTGCATCCTTTTCCCATTCGGTTAAATGAATATCTAATGCAATTCTTGTTTCCTCTTGAAATGCTTTTCGTCCATATAATCGAACGACATTCAAAAGTCCAACACTGCGTAAGGCAAGGAACTCTTTATTCGTCCGGTTATGTGTACCAAGCAATGTATCAGGACCTAATTTTTTTAAAACGACAATATCATCAGCAACTAATCGATGTCCTCTGCCAATTAGTGTGTGAGCTACTTCACTTTTACCAATTCCTGATTTCCCACGGAGTAATACCCCAAGCCCAAAAATATTTACACATACAGCGTGAATTGCTGTCTCTGGTGCTAATGCTTTGATCATATAAGCATCATACTTTTCAATAAACGTCGAAGTAGGCTCTTTCGTACGAAGTAGTGGTATCCCCTCTTCCTTGCAAAATTGAGTCAGATATTGCAGCCCCCCCTGGTCAGAAGTTACAATAAAACAAGGCGGATGGTATTTTACAATATTACCAATTCGTAGACGCCGCTGTTTATGGGTCAACTGGTGTAAATAAGTTATCTCCTTTTTACCGAGTACTTGAACATGCTCCATTGGAAAAAAGTCAAAATATCCGATAAATTCCAGTCCTGGGCGATGGGTTCTTGGCTTCGTTATTCTCCGATGTAGTTTATCCTCTCCCACCAGTACTTCCAAATCAAATTGTTGTGCCAAATCTTGAACGGTGACGGACTTCATAGTTATACGCTCCATTTCTTTTACCTATAAGAGATTGTTCAAAAGTTGCTTAAAAATAACACGTTGAATTTTCTGCCTATGTTAGAATGGATGATTTTTTTACATGCTGAAGTTAAAGGTAACGCAAGTGGAAATGCTAATGTCCAACGCATCCGTATAACTAGGCAGTCATCTCTCTAAAAGACTTGACGCTAGACATTTTCTTTATTAACTTGTTCCCATGAACGTGGCATCTTTCCGAAACGGCGATGCCTCAAACTTCTGCGGTTACTTATGAGACGTACGATAAAGTATAAATTTTATGGGCATTTTCATCAATTTTTCTTAACTATTTGAACACCTTAAAATCCTATAAAGTGTAACTTCATTCCGCGGAACTCTTTTTACACGGAATGTTACTACCACAAGGGTATGACCTAAAGGCCCTTAAACCAATCGGGCATTTAGGTGCCGTTTTCTCCCAAGTTAGACCCTTTTGTACCAACTCAGGTCTTGAAGTGAGAGTCTTACGGCACCTTACATGCTTACATGCGGGATAAACTTAATCCTATTATACATGTTAATACAATAAACCCGAAATAGAGAGTTCGTATCGGAAGTATAAAGTGAAACTTCATTCAGTAGGAGTTTTCTTCCATCTCCTACTGAATGTTAGCTTGAACGAATCGGGCATTTAGGTGCCGTTTTCTCCCACTTAGACCCTTTTGTATTAACTCAAGGCTCTTGAAGTGGGAGTCTTACGGCACCTTACATGCGGGATAAACTTTATTAGCTACGAAACTGCGTAAATAGTTCATTACGTCCATGCTGATTGTTACCAACCGGGAGTCTCTTTATTATTTTGTTCATGCATATGGACAAAAGGAACACCCTCCAAAACGGGGGTGCTCTAGAATGTATAGTCTCATGTCTATCCAATTTTTATGCTTATTTTTAGTGAGAGGTCCACGGTAAATGCAGCTTCCTTTTACTTAGTAAATTTAAAATCAACTACTTTGTTTTCTTGTTCTTCGTAGCCTTTCATATAATTAATTCTTCTTTGTGCAGCTGTTTGACTTACCTGTTCATCAGCATGATAAGAAGAACGAACTAATGGCCCTGATTCACAATGCTTAAATCCTTTTTGTAATGCAATTTCCTTTAATTCTTCAAACTCATCTGGGTGATAGTAACGCTCAACTTTTAAATGCTTTTTCGTTGGCTGCAAATACTGTCCGATTGTCATAATATCTACTTGATGGGCTAAAAGATCATCCATTGCTTGGATAATTTCTTCTTTTTCTTCTCCTAGCCCGACCATAATACTCGATTTTGTTGGTGTATGTGGAGCAATTTCCTTTACACGCTGTAATAATTGTAATGAACGATCATAGGTAGCTTTTGCACGTACTCGTTTTGTTAAACGACGCACTGTCTCGATATTATGGTTAAAGATATCCGGCTTACTATCCATAAGCATATGTAAGCTTTCATAATCCCCCTTCATATCAGAAGGAAGAATTTCAATCGTACAACCTGGATTTTTCCTTCTTATTGCCCGAACTGTTTCCGCAAAAACAGCTGCACCGCCATCATTTAGGTCATCACGTGCAACAGCTGTTACTACAACATGCTTCAGCCCCATTATTTTAACGGAATCAGCTACTCGTTCCGGCTCGCCCCAATCTAATTCATTTGGCAACCCTGTTTTTACGGCACAAAAGCGGCAACCTCTTGTACATGTATCACCTAAAATCATAAAGGTAGCTGTCTTTCTTTCACTCCAGCACTCATGTAAATTAGGACAACGCGCCTCTTCACATACCGTGTTTAATCGATTATCGCGCATTAATTTTTTTAGACCCCGATACGATTTATTCGTATTAATTTTCGTTTTTAACCACTCCGGCTTTCTTATATATGTTGCTTCTTTAGACATGAGAAACCGCTCCTTTTAATGGTGTATTTGCATACTTTACTTCAGCTAACTCATAAACTTCACTCCACTGACTCTTTGTTAAAGAGAAAGCTTTAAGTTCAATATCTAACGTATCTGAAAAACCTTTCTTAAATGCTTCTTTTACTATTTCATAGGAAACATGCTCCTGTAATAGCTGACTAATGGTTGTTGCCTTATTCCAAAAAGCCTGTTTTTTCCTTTGCTTTATTCTCTCATTTGGGAATACAAATAAATCAAATAACATATCGATATTCATTGATATCGGAATGGACCCATGCTGAAGCAATATACCTTTCTTTCTAGTTTGTGCATTTCCGGATAGTTTTTTTCCATCAACAACTAATTCATAAAATGCTGGCCGTTCAAAACATATACTGCTTCTTTCTTTAGAAAGTGAATCTGCATACGTTGCTTCAATCCCCAAATTTTTATACCCCTGAAGAATTCCTTTCGATAAATCATAATACGCTTGGCGAATAGAAGTCGCAATGGATGGATGATCTTCGGAAATAACGATGCTATACGTTAATTCATCATCATGTAAGACAGCACTTCCCCCTGTCATCCTGCGTACAAACTGACATTGATGCTTACGTATACCATCCAAATCAATTTTTCCATCTATTTTTTGAAAATGCCCTACAGACAGAGTAGGAGCAATCCACTGATAGAAACGTAATGTTGGCGGTATTTCTCCTTCATGATGCCAATTTAGCAATGCTTCATCTAAAGCCATATTAATCGCTGCATCATGAGGAACATTTTCTAAAAGCCCCCATTGTTCTTTCATGAAAAATCGCCTCCAGAATAAGAGAACCTTTAAAACTTTCATATTTGTTTATGAGGGAGCGAGAAGCATGGTAAATTGTACATTCATACATAAGAGGTTAGAAAAAAGACGTGTCCCTAACCTTCTTTTCTGTGAGAGACCCCTCTAAAATTGAAATCATTCTTTAAAAAAGGAACAAGTCCGCCTATTAATGCAATATTTAGATTAAATATTGCATAGAGGTAAGCAGTTAGTCATAGAATTGGAACGTTTTTATACGCTATCGGTGCCGTTATCTACCACTTTGACTTCTTCAAATCTCCTACACTCTTAAGTGGGAGTCTTACGGCACCTTACATTCGGGATAAAGTGAAACTTCATTCCGTCCGTAGAAGTCTTCCTTCATCCTCTACGGAATGTTAGTTGAACGAATCGGGTATTTAGATGCCGTTATCTACCACTTTGATTTCTTTAGATCTCTTATACTCTTGAAGTGGGAGTCTTACGGCATCTTACATTCGGGATAAATCAGCAGTTAAACTTGATCGGAATGCAATAAAGCTGATTTTAAGATGGGATCATTTTAAGAAAACAAACCAACGATAAAAACTCGATGTGTCTTTTTATTAGCATTTTTGCACATCGTCTATAAGTGAAAAGTTGCTATGGGCTGACTAATCGTTGTTTAAGCTCGATTATTCCTATTTTCTTGCCGCTTAAAGTAAAAGGATTAGTCGCTCTTTACGTATCGTAAGCTATAGCATCTTGTACAAATGCCATTACAAATTTTCACGGTTAAAGAATGTTCCCCTTAAAAAATTTTATCCCTCTTAACGTATAAAATAAGCTGCATCCACCACGTGAATGCAGCCAAATATGACTACACTTTCCCACGCAGGCATTATCCTGTTCGGGTACGAAGGGTCAAAACATACATGTTCTTCTCAGCTATTCTCTAGCTCCCCTAGTGTTTAAAGGTTCAGTTTCAATTTTTTAGCTATTTTTAGCTTAACAACGATGGTATTAATTGTAAAGTAAAAAATGGAATCCTCCGACTGTTTTCAACAAATTAGTTTAGATTATTTGAAAAGGTATATGTTGATTATCTTACGTTCGCAATTAGCAATTCATCTTATACTTTTATATAATTAGTATTAGTCTTATCAAAGAAGTTTTTTAAAATATGTCCTTATTTCTTATGGATGGTTAGTTGGGTTAATCTGACAATTACTAGCATAACCTCACCTTAACATTTTTTGAAGTTATTCATGTAAAGGACTTACTATCAGCTATTACAGGACAAATAAAGGTTTGTGGAGGAAATAAACAATGGGCTCTATTCTTGACCAAATTCTCTTGAAATATCAAACACTAAGTAATACCGAAAAAAAAGTCGCTGATTATGTGATAAACAACAGCCAAAATTTGTTGAATATTCATATTCAGGAATTAGCAGATAAAATAGATGTATCCATTGCTACGATTACGCGCTTTTGCAAAAAAATTGGTACAAAAAATTTTGTTGAGTTTAAAATATTGTTACGTGATGCCGTGGAACAAACGTTTGAATTAGGCGAAACAATTGAAACAGTTGCTCAATTTTATCATGCTGTTATCAAATCAACACATTCAGTAGCAGAAATCAAGGATTACGAACTAGCTGCAAATTGGATACGAAGTGCTAGACAAATTCATGTTTATGGTCTGGGCAGTTCTGGTTTATCAGCACAAGAATTAAAAATTAGACTATCAAGAATGGGATTTAGTGTTGATACACATATTGATTCTCATGGTATGATCATTAATGCTTCCATTCTCTCATCAACAGACGTCGTTATTGCTATTTCTTCTTCCGGACAGACAAGAGAGGTAATTGACAGTATAAAGGTTGCAAAGTCCAATGGTGCAAAAATAATTTCTATTACTAATTTTTCAGAGACCGCCTTAGCAAATCAATCCGATTTGATTCTGTATACCTCAAGCCTGCATCTATATCATTCAAAAGGTTTTATGAATAGTCAACTATCTATTTTAATTTGTTTAGATATACTTAGTATGATTTTATTATCCGATAAAGAGGCAATCCGTTCATATCGACAAACACTGAAAAAATTAGAAGAATACAAGAAAATATAGCAACCAACTTATTCATTGGCGCTATATTTTTTCATTTCATCGGTAAATTTTTTCGTGATGATTTGCGGTCTAGTGATGGCACTTCCAACTACAACAAAATAAGCACCATTCATTAGAGCTTGAAGCGCCATTTGTGGCGAATCTATTTTACCTTCTGCGATCACAGGTATAGTTAATTGAGCAATAATCTCCCTTAATAATGTAAAGTCATTTGTTGCTATATGTTGATCGTTTGTTTCTTCCGTATATCCAACTAATGTCGTTGATACACAATCAAATCCAAGCTTTTCTGCACGTTTGGCTTCATCAACCGTCGAAATATCTGCCATAATCATAGCAGCTGATTGTTCCCTGATAAATGAGATCATCTCTTTTAAGCGTTGATCGTTTGGACGCCTTCTCATTGTTGCATCCATTGCTATGATGTTTGTACCCACAAATAATAAGTCCTTTACTTCCTTAATTGTTGGTGTAATGTAAACATCACTATCTGGGTAGTCTTGTTTAATAATTCCTATTATAGGAACATTTACTTGTTGTTTAATTGCTTTTATATCAGCTATAGAGTTGGCTCTAATTCCTTTAGCTCCTCCCTCAATAGCAGCTAATGCCATTTTCGCCATCATTTCTGAAGAATGTAATGGTTCATTCTCTAACGCTTGGCAGGAGACAATTAGTTGATTCTTTAATTGCTTTAAATACATATCATAACTCTCCTATTGTTTTGTCTACATTATTTTTTATTGTTGTCACTTCAGGTCCATAAATCACTTGGATACCACTGCCCTTCGAACAACGCCTTTTGCCCCTGTTTTCATCAATGTTTCTTTTTGTACGTGCTCTGGGTTACACACACTTACTCGCAAACGAGTTGCGCAATTACTTTCTGCTAATTCCTCTGTAACTATTAACATAGCATTCATTACTAAATACCCGAGTACCGCTGCTAATCCTGCTGTTCCTTTATCATTTCTCGCTAGTCCGATAGCAACCCCTACAGCAAAGATTAAGGCTAGGTTAGCAAATACGATGTTACCAGCTGAACTCATAACGGTAAAAATAGCTTGTAAGCCTTTTTGATCCAGGAAAGAATATACTTCGATTGTTGTCGGGTTACTGAATGCCCCTCCAATTCCAAGAAGCAAGCCTGCAGCTGGTAACACAGCAATAGGAAGCATAAATGACTTACCAAAGCGTTGTGCCTGTTCAAAAAAACCTTTTCCCATGTCAGCACCTCATTTTCTTTTTTATTAAAAGTTTTATAAGGCATATGCTTATATGAAACCGCTTACCTTATCTGTGAATATAAGGTGAACTCTCTACAGACATTCTGCCAGGAATCCTAGTAAAATTGGTTAAATATGATTTTCTTTCTAAATTATATTTTGATAACTATTTACATTTTAATTATATATATGAAAATTATTTTAATCAAGAGTTATTTTTAGTTCTTTAAAATTTAGAAGATACTAGGAAGATACAAAGCTTTAGAGTTGAAACTTTCTGCTTGGCTTATTTTAGAAAAGAGTTCGTTATTACAGCTTAGCGCTTAAGCTAAAAAAAGCTACCATAGAAATAGATTCCTATAAAATAAAAAACCTGCTATATTCAAATTTAAGCAGGTATCACAAGCATTTTTCAGTTAGTGAGATTTTCTTTTTTTGTATAGATTAATTCATTACAGTATTAAAATATTTCTAATGGGTCACTAAAGATAGCGCTTGATCTAACACTTTCTCTCCTTGGATCATTCCATAGGCCACTTGATCAATTACATCTACCGCTATCCCTTTTGGTTCAAGCTGAGCCTTTATTTTTGTTGCTAAATAACGAACTTGTGGTCCAATTAATACAACATCAAGCTGATCAAGTTCATGTTTCAATTGAGTTTCCGCTACTGCACGGATATCTGCTTCTAATTTTCTGTTCTCAGCAGCTTCTTTCATTTTTTTAACAAGCAAGGATGTAGACATACCTGCAGAACAAACAAGGATAATCTTCAACATTTTTCCTCCTCTATTTTTTTTATTTTTTCATACATATGAATCATTTCTATGGCTAAATCTTTTACTGTCAGTGCTGTCATTAAGTGATCTTGCGCATGAACAAGGATAACTGATACTTCTGTATGCTTCCCTTCTGCCTCTTGTTGTAGCAGCTTAGTTTGTAAGTGGTGGGCTTCGGTAAATTCAGTTTCAGCCTCTCCTATCATATTACGGGCTTCTTCTATTTGATTTACTCTCGCCTTTGATATCGCTTCCATAGAAAGCGAACGGGCATTTCCAGCATGTAAAATAATAGAAAATGATAATCGTTGTAATTCTTCTTTTCCAATCATGATGATTTTTCCCCATTTCGTTTCATTGTTCTTGCTCCTGCCATAATGAATGGTATATACATTCCAACAGCGATAACTAAATTAACGATTTGCAGAGCGATTCCTCGCCAACTTCCCCCTGTTACAAGATATCCACTTAAGATTGGTGGTGTTGTCCATGGTAAAATAGCAACTGTTCTGGGCACCAGACCTGTGGCTAAAGCAATGTACGATGTAATTGTTAAGGTTACCGGAACTAAGATAAATGGAATCAACATAACAGGGTTCAACACAATTGGTAGTCCAAAGATAACGGGCTCATTGATATTAAATATTCCAGCTGGAGCAGATAGTTTAGCAACTTGTCGATACGGATGGTTTTTCTCCTTTTGAATAGCAATAAAGATAGCAATTAATAGAGCAATTGTGGTACCGGAACCCCCCATAAATACAAATGAGTCCAAAAATGGTTTAGTTACAATATTTGGAACATCAAATGCTGACATACCATCCTTGAATAAGTTAAGATTTTCTTCAATTAACGGTAAATATACCGGTTCAATAACCGAACCTATAATATTCGTACCATGTAATCCGAAGAACCAGAGCAGATGATTTAAAAAGGAAACAAGCATAGCAGCAGGTAACGTATTTCCGAGTCCCTGTAAAGGCTCTTGAAGTATATTAAAAATTACTTCAAAAATGCTAATATTAGCAAATACATTCATAAGCGCTTGGAAAAATCCAAGTATAATTAATATGATCACTGTAGGTATTAAGGCTTCAAAGGATCTGGCCACACCATCCGGAACACCTTCAGGCATTTTTATTTTCATATTGGAGCTTATAAGTATTCGAAAAAGTTCAGTTACAATTAATGCAAGAATGATACCGACAAATAATCCTTGTGTTCCTAACCAACCTATATTTAGTCCACCATCCTCTGTAAACGGTACTAACATAATAAATCCGGATGTTGCAATTATACCAGCTGCTAACCCATCTACTTCATACGACTTAGCTAAATTATATGCGATTGCAAAGGTTACTAAAAGAGCTAATACTGCAAATGTGCCATTCCAAATACTTCCCCCTACTGTCTGCCAATTACCCTCACCAAAGATTGTATTCATCCACTCCACAAAATTAAATGATCCAAATGGAGGAAAATTATTAACTAAAATAGCTAAAGATCCCACTATAATCAACGGCATAATAGCAACAAACCCGTCACGTATTGCTATAAGATGACGTTGTGATCCAATACGACCAGCAATTTCAATGAACTTTTGCATCATTTTATTATCCATGGATACCCCTCCCTATTTTTTAAAAAATTGTGGCAAGTAAGCTTGGTGAGCTTGTAATAACTTGTCAAGAATGATCTTGCTGTCGGTTTCATCTGCTACTAATGGATTCATTACCATCGCCAAGTAAGCTTCATTATAATCACCAGACATACTTGCACGGATAACTAGTTCTTCAAATGCCTTCATTTGATAAATATGTCCTTTGACACTTTGTGGTAAAAAACCGACTGCAATCGGCTTAGGACCATTTTTAGTAATTACACAATTCACCTCAATAACAGAATCAATTGGTAATTCTGGTATCGCCCCGTTGTTTAATGTATTAACGGTTTGCACATCTGCTTTATCATTATAAATAGAGTCCATTAAACTGCATGCTACATTGCTATAGAATGCACCTCCTCTCCTTTCTAATTCCTCAGGTTTTTCATGTAAATC
This window harbors:
- the gndA gene encoding NADP-dependent phosphogluconate dehydrogenase is translated as MGKQQIGVIGLAVMGKNLALNIESRGYSVAVYNRSSDKTEAFLKNEAKDKNFKGAFSLEEFVQLLEKPRKILLMVKAGAATDATIEALRPYLEKGDILIDGGNTLFEDTIRRNKDLEKAGIHFIGTGVSGGEEGALKGPSIMPGGQKEAHTLVAPIFEAIAAKVEGEACTTYIGPDGAGHYVKMVHNGIEYGDMQLISEAYFILKHVLGLNADELHEVFAEWNKGELDSYLIEITADIFTKKDEETNQPLVEVILDTAGQKGTGKWTSKNALDLGVPLPLITESVFARFISAMKEERVLASKQLKGPESTAFTGDKQALIQAVRKALYMSKICSYAQGFAQMRAQSEEFNWNLNYGEIAMIWRGGCIIRAQFLQKIKDAYDRNPELANLLLDPYFKEIVETYQGALREVVAVAIKHGIAVPAFSSAIAYYDSYRSAELPANLVQAQRDYFGAHTYQRKDKEGVFHTQWF
- a CDS encoding glycosyltransferase family 4 protein yields the protein MLNYVDLIIAFSIAVITSFLLTYPVKKLAFFIGAVDFPNYRKIHTKVTPRLGGLAIFLGTVAGLLYLQPYHPHLPEIAAGAIVIIITGALDDRFSIQPMVKLTGQLIAASFLVSSGLIIEKLTLPLFGTVELGFISVMITVLWVVGITNAINLIDGLDGLATGVTTIALISICIMAFIDMQIIVAYLCIVLIGSNLGFLYHNFYPAKIYMGDTGSNFLGYMIAVVSMLGLFKNVALFSFIIPIIVLAVPIFDTLFAIARRAYNKENIMMPDNKHIHYQLLQAGYSHRKTVLIIYGFSALFGTLAILFSNASITVSFIITIIVLVLLHLFAEMAGIVMGGKRPVLRMLRLIVTRQIRRKGEDKTKTK
- the hprK gene encoding HPr(Ser) kinase/phosphatase encodes the protein MKSVTVQDLAQQFDLEVLVGEDKLHRRITKPRTHRPGLEFIGYFDFFPMEHVQVLGKKEITYLHQLTHKQRRLRIGNIVKYHPPCFIVTSDQGGLQYLTQFCKEEGIPLLRTKEPTSTFIEKYDAYMIKALAPETAIHAVCVNIFGLGVLLRGKSGIGKSEVAHTLIGRGHRLVADDIVVLKKLGPDTLLGTHNRTNKEFLALRSVGLLNVVRLYGRKAFQEETRIALDIHLTEWEKDALNNELELETQTCNYMGVTIPSIEIQLQPGRDVVGLIEAAANNWYLQQQGYSAAEEFIQRLESDMEKKEK
- the lipA gene encoding lipoyl synthase, with the protein product MSKEATYIRKPEWLKTKINTNKSYRGLKKLMRDNRLNTVCEEARCPNLHECWSERKTATFMILGDTCTRGCRFCAVKTGLPNELDWGEPERVADSVKIMGLKHVVVTAVARDDLNDGGAAVFAETVRAIRRKNPGCTIEILPSDMKGDYESLHMLMDSKPDIFNHNIETVRRLTKRVRAKATYDRSLQLLQRVKEIAPHTPTKSSIMVGLGEEKEEIIQAMDDLLAHQVDIMTIGQYLQPTKKHLKVERYYHPDEFEELKEIALQKGFKHCESGPLVRSSYHADEQVSQTAAQRRINYMKGYEEQENKVVDFKFTK
- a CDS encoding lipoate--protein ligase family protein — protein: MKEQWGLLENVPHDAAINMALDEALLNWHHEGEIPPTLRFYQWIAPTLSVGHFQKIDGKIDLDGIRKHQCQFVRRMTGGSAVLHDDELTYSIVISEDHPSIATSIRQAYYDLSKGILQGYKNLGIEATYADSLSKERSSICFERPAFYELVVDGKKLSGNAQTRKKGILLQHGSIPISMNIDMLFDLFVFPNERIKQRKKQAFWNKATTISQLLQEHVSYEIVKEAFKKGFSDTLDIELKAFSLTKSQWSEVYELAEVKYANTPLKGAVSHV
- a CDS encoding MurR/RpiR family transcriptional regulator, with the protein product MGSILDQILLKYQTLSNTEKKVADYVINNSQNLLNIHIQELADKIDVSIATITRFCKKIGTKNFVEFKILLRDAVEQTFELGETIETVAQFYHAVIKSTHSVAEIKDYELAANWIRSARQIHVYGLGSSGLSAQELKIRLSRMGFSVDTHIDSHGMIINASILSSTDVVIAISSSGQTREVIDSIKVAKSNGAKIISITNFSETALANQSDLILYTSSLHLYHSKGFMNSQLSILICLDILSMILLSDKEAIRSYRQTLKKLEEYKKI
- a CDS encoding N-acetylmannosamine-6-phosphate 2-epimerase is translated as MYLKQLKNQLIVSCQALENEPLHSSEMMAKMALAAIEGGAKGIRANSIADIKAIKQQVNVPIIGIIKQDYPDSDVYITPTIKEVKDLLFVGTNIIAMDATMRRRPNDQRLKEMISFIREQSAAMIMADISTVDEAKRAEKLGFDCVSTTLVGYTEETNDQHIATNDFTLLREIIAQLTIPVIAEGKIDSPQMALQALMNGAYFVVVGSAITRPQIITKKFTDEMKKYSANE
- a CDS encoding PTS sugar transporter subunit IIB, which translates into the protein MLKIILVCSAGMSTSLLVKKMKEAAENRKLEADIRAVAETQLKHELDQLDVVLIGPQVRYLATKIKAQLEPKGIAVDVIDQVAYGMIQGEKVLDQALSLVTH
- a CDS encoding PTS lactose/cellobiose transporter subunit IIA, whose protein sequence is MIGKEELQRLSFSIILHAGNARSLSMEAISKARVNQIEEARNMIGEAETEFTEAHHLQTKLLQQEAEGKHTEVSVILVHAQDHLMTALTVKDLAIEMIHMYEKIKKIEEEKC